The DNA sequence TTCGTTGTCCGATGCGAGCCGGGAAGTGATCGGTAAACTGGAGGATCAGCTTGTAGCTAAGGTTTATTTTTCCAGCAATATGCCCAATACATACGCCAATTCACGACGGTATCTTCAAGATTTACTTGAAGAGTACCAGGCGTATTCCGGCGGCCGGTTTCGATTTGAATTTTTCGATCCTGCCGAAGACGCCAAAACTCAGGAGCAGGCCCGCAATTATAATATTCCGCCGGTGCAATTGCAGGCAATTGAAAATGATAAAATGGAGATAAAGAATGTTTATATGGGATTGGTTTTTTTGTATCGCGACAAAAAAGAAACCGTTCCCGTGATCCAAACGACTCAAGGGTTGGAATATAACCTGACGGCGACGATTAAGAAGATCACAGCGACCAATTTGAAAACAGTCGGGATTATTTCGGAAGAAAATGAGGAAGTAACCACTCAAAATTTGTCGAAGTTTCTCGAACAATTGTACACGATTCGGCGAGTGGAATTGTCATCAGCTATTCCGTCTGAAATTCAGGCAATTATTATGAACGGCGTTTCGGATTCGCTGAAACCCGATGAATTATATCATCTGGATCAATTTGTGATGCGAGGAGGACAACTATTCATCGCGCAAGGTTCAGTGAAAGATTTCCTTCAACAGGGTTTCGCTACCGAGATACGTTCGAATATTTTTTCATGGCTTGAACATTACGGAGTCAAAGTAGGGAAGGAATTGCTAACAGACGCAAAGTGCAGTAAGATTCAAATCCAAACGCAGCAAGGGCCTTTTGTTTTCAGAAATGCTATCGATTACCCGGTTTTTCCTTTGATTCAAAAATTTAATACCGATCATCCGATTACAAAAGGTCTGTCGCAAGCGCGTGTATTTTTTGTGAGCGAATTATCCCAAACCGAAGGCGTTAAAACTGCGTTTACTCCGCTGATGTTTACATCCGACAAGACGGGCGTTTTACCCGGGCCTTTTTTTCAGATTCAACCCAATCAAAATCCGATGATGCAGGCGTTTGCGTTTCCGTCCAAATGCATAGCCGGTATGATCGAAGGAACGATGAGCAGTTTCTTTTCAGGCGATTCAGCGTATTCCAGAAAAACTGATTTTATTCAATCGACTAATTCCGGTAGGATTTTGCTTATCACCGATAATCAATTTTTTAACGACCGTCGCGGCGGTGGCGTTGAGGAAAATACGGAGTGGATTCTGAACGCAGTAGATTATCTTACCGGTGATCAGGAATTGATTGCTATTCGAGCGCGCGATGTGACGTTGCAGCCGCTTCAAGACGTCGGTGATACGGCCCGTAAATCGCTGAAATGGATCAACATTGTTTTACCGGCAGTGGTGATTGTATTGCTGGGTTTTTACCGATGGAAACGCAATCGTGATCGCCGCAAATTATTGGAGGAGTTGTATGCTTAAAAATATGAAATCCAATCCGTGGTTTCCGTATTTGGCTGTATTCGGAATTTTGATTCTTTTGCTCGTATACACCCAATTTCGCGAGCAAAAATATCAGGCTATCATTAAACCGATTTTTAAATTCAAACCTGAAGAAGTCACCGGTTTTAGTATCTCAAAAGATAATGTTTCGGTGTCGATTGTTAAAAAAGATACAGCTTGGTTTTTTGCTGAGCCTGACACGGGTCAGCCGGCCAAATATAAAATCGATCAATTTCTTAAGGAGGTTTTAAGAGGTGAACGCGAAGGAGCAGTGACCGATGATACATCGCGGTATGCGAAATTAGGCGTTCAAGAAACTTTTGCTACAAGGGTTATAATTCGCAATGAACATGAGGATCTTGCTACGATTTTTGTAGGCCGTTCACAATCGGATTATAATCAAGAATACATCCGGTATTCGGATGACCCGAACGTTTATCCGTCGCGGCAAAAAATGGTTAACAAACTGGGAGCGGTTGCAAGCTGGTGGCGGTAGAATTTTATTCTTTCAGATGGGGGGCATTCCAATAAAATTGTGTCACGCCTTTTTCGGTTCCGAACCAAACGTAATCGCCATCGATGAGTATGCTTTTAACGATATCGGATGCCAGCCCGTCCTGTGAACTATAATAAATCCATTTCCGTTTATTTTTGACAAATCGCAGAACGCCTGAATTAGTCGCAATCCAGAGATTACGATCATCGCAAGATGCGTCATTGATCCCCGCTTCGATAAAATCAGGATTCAAAGGAATGGATTCCCACTGTTTGGATTTTTTACTATAACGAACAACATTTTTCTGCGAAGCGAAATAAATAGATGAGTCGTCTTCAGCTATGCCACGCACATATTGGCGTAAATAGGTCGTCGCACCGGTGCTGAATCCGTAAGAGTCATAATGATACCAACGTTTTTCATTTTGATCGATAGCATAGATACCATTATCGGTACCAAGCCACAAGATGTTGTCGCTGATCACGATTTTAAAGACCGCAAGGTTGCGTAGTTCCGGAATATCGACCCGCTGGATTACATACTCTTTATCAACAACGGAAGCAAAATTCAAACCGTCTTCCGATCCGATAAACAAACGCTTATCTTGTTTGGCCAAAGCATAAACGTGAGGATGAAACAACCCGCTGTACGCTCCAAAGGTACTCCAGTAATCCATGGATTTGGATTTACGAATCAATCCCTCTTCCGTTCCGATCCACACGCTATGCGAATCAATCAACATGGCCGTTACTTTATCGGCTTTCAAACCGCGTTGAAATCCTGATTCATAATATGTGAATTGGTCCGTTTCCTGATTCCATTGTGTAATGGCGGAATATTCGCTGAAAAGGGAATTTTGAATCAATGGGTGAGCATATCCGCCAAGCCACATGGAAGCATCATCGAAAGCCATTGCCGTAACATCTTCCATTGCAAGTCCATATTTCAACGGTTCGGCCAAATTCGATACTCCGTTGGCAAACCAGGCGCCGGCTCCGTAGCTGCCGATCCAGATATTGCCGAAAGGATCAAAGGCGTAACAGGATAGCGGAAATTTCCGAAACTCTCTGTCAACAAAATTCAGTTCTGCGCTATAAAATTGATATCCGCTTTCCGTGTTGGTATAAACATTGGGCAAACGGTTGATGAGTTGCGATGCGTTGCCAAACCATTGGATACCACTTTGCGGAGGTGTTCCGCGGGAAACGGTCATAATAGCTGCATTGGAAGTATAAAAGGTCTTCGATGTTTGTAACCAAACATTGGTTTGATCAAAGCCGATAGACAAAATCGTTTCATTCGGATCAATTCCAATCTGGGCGTACGTGGTCGTTGAAAATTGCTGGGAGTAGGGGTTGTAAAATTGTATTCCGTTTTTAGTGGCAATCCAGACGTAATCCGTTCTTTGATCGTAACCGACTCGATAGACAACATTATCCAGCATGCCATTGCTGGTCGTCAGCGGATATTCCCATTGTTTCTGGACATAATCGTACCGCAAAAGCCCGCTTTCAGTGCCGATATACGCTTTGTTATGACTGACGGCTATCGATGTCACAAAACGGCTTCCCGAAAACGTAATCCAGTCGCCCGGGCGATAGTTTTGCTGATAGAATACACGTCCGAGATCTTGCTTGACTTGTCCGTCGGCATGATACCCGGTTATTGTTATCAGAAAAATTGTAAAAAAATATTTTTTCAATTCAAACTCTCAACGCGTTTCTGAGCATCATCCAAAGCTTGCTTGGCGGTTTTATTACGATATACGGCCTGTTCAATTTCTTCTTCTAAAATCCGTTCAATGGCCGTCCATTTCGGATGAAGAGGAGATGGTTTTGAAATTAACATTTGCTGATACAAGGTTTTTTCAAAGGGTGCGTTTTGGAAGTAAGCGTCGTCAATGCCGTTCTTAGCTGCAGGCGTAGTTACTTTGGATAAAGTTGAGAGCGGTAAAACATTTTCTTTTTTCATCAAAAAACGAATAAATCGTATTGCAGCGTCGGTATTTTCTGATTTGGCATTAACGGCTAAGAACTCTCCACCCAAAAATGAATAACCGGGAATCTCAGATTGTACGGAAGTTTTGGGCATTGGTATTACTTTGTAGTTCAATTCAGGGTTCTGATCCTGAATTTTTTTGATCAGCCATCCTCCGGAAATGACGCAGCCGACCTTACCTTGCGTAAAATAATCGTCGAGATTTTTTTGACTTTCGAGTAATCCTAATTCACATAATTTTAGATAAAATTCAAGAGCCTGAATGTTGCGATCATCATTGATCAACGGCATTTTTCCGTCTTGTGAAAATAAATCGCCGCCATTGCTCCAGAAGAATGGAAGAATTTTTTTATATAATTGATGCGGTTCGCGTTTGGTATTGCCGAATCCATAAATTCCGGATTCGGGCTTATGAACTTTTTGAACGGCTGCCAGCCATTCGTTCCAATCCGCAATTGGCTGTTGAATAAGATCATTATTGACGAATATGGCCCGCGAGCCTAGCATCCATGGAAAAGCATATACCTGCCCGTCAACTGTCGCCATACCCCATCCTAAAAACTGATCGCGAATGGAATCGGCCTGAGGAGTAATGTTTCTAATAACTCCACCGGAGACAAATTCATAAATCCAGTCTGAACCTAATTCCACCACATCGGGTGCACGACCGGCAGCAAAAGCTGCTGCGATTTTATCATGCCCGGTTTGCCATGTAAGCTCAGTCATTTGAATTTTGATTCCGGGATTTTCTTTTTCGAATTTCTGTATAATGTCCTGGACGACAGGTTTTTGGTAAGGTTCGGCCCAAAATTGCCACCAACTCAGGGTTATTGTACCTGCTGGGGATTGCGGCTTCGAGCACGCAATTCCAAAAAAAATAAAAATCAGTACAATGGCTCGTTTCATGAATGATCAGAATTTTTCAATTGCCTGCGCAACTCTGAAACACATGCCTTCATCAAAATCTTGGGCAATGATTTGTATACCGATAGGGAGATTATTAGAATCTTTTCCGCACGGCACGCTGAGTGAAGGATTACCGGCAATATTGATATTCACCGTGTAGACATCGGAGAGATACATAGATAAAGGGTCATCGGTTTTTTCGCCGAGTTTGAAAGCCGCAGTAGGTGATGTGGGCGCTATGATGCAATCCACTTTGGAAAACGCGGCGACAAAATCATTTTTGATCAGTGTACGGACTTTTTGTGCTTTTTTATAATAAGCATCATAATAACCCGCGCTTAAAACGTAAGTGCCGAGCATGATTCGACGTTTGACTTCGGGGCCAAAACCCTCACTACGACTTTTAACAAAAACATCGTTGATCGTTTTGGAATCAGTCGACCGGTGCGTGTACCGAACCCCGTCATAGCGGGCAAGGTTCGACGATGCTTCAGCCGTAACCAAAATGTAATACGTTGCAATCCCGTATTCCGTATGGGGAAGAGAAATTTCAACCGGCTCGGCTCCGGCGCCGACAAGACGTCGTATAGTTTGCTGTACGGCATCTTCAACGTCTTTTTGAATGCCTTGACCGAAATATTCTTTTGGAATTCCGATTTTTAATCCTTTGACGCCTTTTTCCATCTCGGTATAATAGTCAGCGACGGGAATATTTGCTGTAGTTGTATCATGCGCATCTAACCCGGAAATGATCGAAGCCATCAGAGCCGTATCAGCCACATTATTGCCAAGCGGCCCGATCTGATCAAAAGATGATGCAAATGCGCTAAGGCCGTAACGAGACACACGGCCATAAGTCGGCTTTAATCCGACAACGCCGCAAAAAGAAGCGGGGAGGCGAACCGAGCCGCCGGTTTCCGAACCCAAAGCTGTTGTAGCCAGCCCTGCAGCAACCGCCACGGCACTGCCGCCACTCGAACCACCCGGTACACGGGTCGGATCGATGGGATTCAATGCAGGTCCATAAGCCGAATTTTCGTTCGACGATCCCATGGCAAATTCGTCCAGATTGGTTTTACCGATGACGATAGCATCTTCGCTTTCTAATCGTTCGACCACAGTGGCATTGTACGGTGAAATATAGTGTTCGAGGATTTTCGATCCACTGGTGCTGCGCTCGTCTTTCACGACAATAACATCTTTGACAGCGACCACCATTCCGGCAAGGCGTCCGGCTTTTCCTGATTTAAACTTCGTGTCAATGACCTCGGCCTGTTTCACTAATTTTTCGCGGTCAAATACAGTAATGAACGCATTAAGATTTTTTTTAGATTCGATGACGGTTAAATAATTTTCGATGATCGAGCGGCAAGTAGAACGGCCGTGCTGTAGAGCATTCCGGATTTCCGAATACGTTAGGTTCATGCTATGGAGTGAGGTTTAAATTATAAAAAAAATCCCGATAAAATCGGGATGTGGATGCAAAAATTTTGCGATAGGTACAATGGGTTTTATTTTTTCTCGGAAGTATCGTTCATTCCCTTTTTGATTTCTTCTTCCGTTGAGTTCATTGCGCGCTTGAATTCCCGGATACCTTTACCGAGTCCTTGAGCGAATTCAGGAATTTTTTTGGCTCCAAAAAGGACTAATACCGCAATACAAATAACGATAATTTCAGGCATGCCTAAATTCATGGATAACACCTCCATTAGGAGTAATAAATCTTTATTAACTAACGCTGGAAATTAGCTCATTGAAAGTAAAAATGCAAGAAAATAAAAAAGACTTTCATGCAGGTATTGCCGAAAGTCTTATTGCTGGAATGCAGGGATTCGAACCCCGATTAATGGATCCAGAGTCCACTGTCCTACCGTTGGACGACATTCCAATCTTGGACGTGCTAACTTACGTACCGTACTTTAAAAAATCAACACGAAATTTATCAAGGCAACAATAAAAAAAGCCAGCCCGTTGTGAATTGGGCTGGCTTTGGTAAAACGATAACTACTGAATTAGAAAGTCAATTGATCGACGTTGACATCAATTGGATTTCCTGCGAGATCATGGAATGTATTATTCGTAATCGTTAAAACATCACCACCGTCTATTGAACCATTGGTTACTGTCAGACGAACTACATAAAGGTTAGTAAAAACGCCGGTAATTGTTGTGCGACCGAAATAAACCGCACTTGAAATGGTTGTAGCAGTTCCTCCACCCGTGTTGTCAATACCGTAGTTTGCAATATTCTCAGCGTCTGTCTCGCTGACAGGCTCGTTAAACGCGATATAGACATAATCGCCGGCTCCAGCTAATTCATCACCGGGTAATCCCGAAACTGCAGCGTTGATAGCATAATTTCCATCGAGCGTCGGTCTTGTGTCGTCAACTACAGTCACGGCATCACTAACGGGTCCAACCACCAAATTAGTGCTGATTGCTTGAACTATGAATTGAACGCTTTGAGCAAAACGAGGATTGTTACCACCGCTGTTTAAATCCGTGGTGCCTATTGTCAATGTCGTATCGGTTGAACGAACATTGGTAGCAATGCGATCAAAAGGTCCATCGCCAATTTTCTTATAGATGTCAAAGTATTTAACCTTAACCGTGGTTTCATTAACCGTCCATTCTAATTTGACTGAGCCGCCATTCCATTGAACAAGCGGAGTAGTCGGATCTTTCGTCAATACAGGTTTAGCTGGTTCAGTACTCAATCCTTTGGTAGTAAACGCGAGCGACTCCGTATTTAAAAAGTCACCAACAATTGCCGTTCCTGCGTTGGCTAAGGCATTCCCTTTGGCATCAGTTAACTTCGCAGCCATACCGGCAGCGTATGCAACCGAATAACGTGATGCGCCAACCATACCCGTCGGTGAAATGGTTAATTGATCATAGGTCGGTGCATTCCATGATGCTGTAAATTGAATAACCGCATCGGATTTTTTCAAGCCGGTAAATGAAAAAGTAATGTCATCGATTATCGTGTTATGGCCTTTGGGAAGGCTTGCATCGGTATAAGCCGTTTGTTTGATGGGTTCAGAGAATGTGTAAACGATCGTTGATTTAGCGGCGAGGTCAACGTCTTCGTTGTTTTGAATATTAATTGAAGTCACAAACGGTGCTACGTTGTCATTGGACGATAGTAATAAGCGTTGTGCGGTAACTTGTGAGCTTAACATAGCATCTTGACCGCAAGTCAATCCGACTGCAACGGAACCACTCATGGTCTTGGCTTGATTCATCGCTTCTACAGTGAATGAAGAGCCGTTTTC is a window from the bacterium genome containing:
- a CDS encoding GldG family protein — encoded protein: MEISNKNQFVKYFLLMAAILVVLNIVSRTLFFRWDATDSKMYSLSDASREVIGKLEDQLVAKVYFSSNMPNTYANSRRYLQDLLEEYQAYSGGRFRFEFFDPAEDAKTQEQARNYNIPPVQLQAIENDKMEIKNVYMGLVFLYRDKKETVPVIQTTQGLEYNLTATIKKITATNLKTVGIISEENEEVTTQNLSKFLEQLYTIRRVELSSAIPSEIQAIIMNGVSDSLKPDELYHLDQFVMRGGQLFIAQGSVKDFLQQGFATEIRSNIFSWLEHYGVKVGKELLTDAKCSKIQIQTQQGPFVFRNAIDYPVFPLIQKFNTDHPITKGLSQARVFFVSELSQTEGVKTAFTPLMFTSDKTGVLPGPFFQIQPNQNPMMQAFAFPSKCIAGMIEGTMSSFFSGDSAYSRKTDFIQSTNSGRILLITDNQFFNDRRGGGVEENTEWILNAVDYLTGDQELIAIRARDVTLQPLQDVGDTARKSLKWINIVLPAVVIVLLGFYRWKRNRDRRKLLEELYA
- a CDS encoding DUF4340 domain-containing protein; translation: MLKNMKSNPWFPYLAVFGILILLLVYTQFREQKYQAIIKPIFKFKPEEVTGFSISKDNVSVSIVKKDTAWFFAEPDTGQPAKYKIDQFLKEVLRGEREGAVTDDTSRYAKLGVQETFATRVIIRNEHEDLATIFVGRSQSDYNQEYIRYSDDPNVYPSRQKMVNKLGAVASWWR
- a CDS encoding extracellular solute-binding protein, which encodes MKRAIVLIFIFFGIACSKPQSPAGTITLSWWQFWAEPYQKPVVQDIIQKFEKENPGIKIQMTELTWQTGHDKIAAAFAAGRAPDVVELGSDWIYEFVSGGVIRNITPQADSIRDQFLGWGMATVDGQVYAFPWMLGSRAIFVNNDLIQQPIADWNEWLAAVQKVHKPESGIYGFGNTKREPHQLYKKILPFFWSNGGDLFSQDGKMPLINDDRNIQALEFYLKLCELGLLESQKNLDDYFTQGKVGCVISGGWLIKKIQDQNPELNYKVIPMPKTSVQSEIPGYSFLGGEFLAVNAKSENTDAAIRFIRFLMKKENVLPLSTLSKVTTPAAKNGIDDAYFQNAPFEKTLYQQMLISKPSPLHPKWTAIERILEEEIEQAVYRNKTAKQALDDAQKRVESLN
- the gatA gene encoding Asp-tRNA(Asn)/Glu-tRNA(Gln) amidotransferase subunit GatA; its protein translation is MNLTYSEIRNALQHGRSTCRSIIENYLTVIESKKNLNAFITVFDREKLVKQAEVIDTKFKSGKAGRLAGMVVAVKDVIVVKDERSTSGSKILEHYISPYNATVVERLESEDAIVIGKTNLDEFAMGSSNENSAYGPALNPIDPTRVPGGSSGGSAVAVAAGLATTALGSETGGSVRLPASFCGVVGLKPTYGRVSRYGLSAFASSFDQIGPLGNNVADTALMASIISGLDAHDTTTANIPVADYYTEMEKGVKGLKIGIPKEYFGQGIQKDVEDAVQQTIRRLVGAGAEPVEISLPHTEYGIATYYILVTAEASSNLARYDGVRYTHRSTDSKTINDVFVKSRSEGFGPEVKRRIMLGTYVLSAGYYDAYYKKAQKVRTLIKNDFVAAFSKVDCIIAPTSPTAAFKLGEKTDDPLSMYLSDVYTVNINIAGNPSLSVPCGKDSNNLPIGIQIIAQDFDEGMCFRVAQAIEKF
- a CDS encoding twin-arginine translocase TatA/TatE family subunit; its protein translation is MEVLSMNLGMPEIIVICIAVLVLFGAKKIPEFAQGLGKGIREFKRAMNSTEEEIKKGMNDTSEKK